A single region of the Labeo rohita strain BAU-BD-2019 chromosome 3, IGBB_LRoh.1.0, whole genome shotgun sequence genome encodes:
- the sh2b1 gene encoding SH2B adapter protein 1 isoform X1 has translation MNGSLLTPPSPRAAANSSPLPPSPSPSPSPPSPSLLPLSTRPPPLPPPTPASQPLSSLSDTPTPSPSPCLSWTEFCELHARVAAGDFARHFRAFLQENPHYSPDSAAAFCRRFTDRFVRHFESELEGTGIGREGTVSWVAQSDATSLEEDAASPSLLPPEASTPCPPTHTRAAPKPVLTQEGRGTERFQSAGTFQDSYAHTQILPPSSSSSCSSSMGGNNGRREERGIAVKHNQPGYKDLEEEEDSWVGPATGEEVDTDVVGRDNEGEGDTTSEQADISQTPMCPNPSGTPANSGSKGNGTPIGGHSKNKLKKRFSLRSVGRSVRGSVRGILHWRSSSSDSPQNCSGNSTPLPSSYSYTTGLQDGKRNSGSQGVPASLPVSLSLPLSLPHSSSSSLPPSSSSSATSLSLSEARDWRRSNGDGEKEKWSHRLEKLRLSRSPPPSLSAGAPPSSAVSPSALPPSSIGAPRKMGRLVREGGVTVCSSSDEFASTHGFPGFSFGLLHHGTDSTASGHPAAMGGAAGGRGMRWHKCRLVLKERDKDGGDGGLEYFLEFYIPPKSSKPRLTVPCCSIVDVRSTTAIEVPDKENTFLLQLEGQMQYVIETRDAVQMRAWLSDIRNAICLSEQEDVEGVCGSALTELSSTPEFNDRLSQVCYGGVGGSPQLEPLPPELPPRAPLDESDSRLLGGGGAGLGTPFAETPDATGSFLFSEGSVSETVEHPLSECQWFHGTLSRLKAAQLVLAGGMASHGVFLVRQSETRRGEYVLTFNFQGKAKHLRLSLNEDGQCRVQHLWFQSIFDMLEHFRVHPIPLESGGASDVTLISFVGATNVRQPDLTSRPRSPPQPPPPPLPPGRPPPPTPPQERGSETEAAGGGGASSGAEECEEREREPPLLQLEGVEGEEREGGRARAIDNQYSFF, from the exons ATGAACGGCTCCCTCTTAACCCCTCCCAGCCCACGGGCTGCGGCTAATTCATCTCCCCTTCCACCCTCCCCGTCTCCATCACCTTCTCCTCCATCTCCATCACTGTTGCCCCTCTCCACAAGACCCCCACCCTTGCCTCCTCCAACTCCTGCCAGTCAGCCCTTGTCATCGTTATCTGACACACCCACACCATCTCCGTCTCCCTGCCTTAGCTGGACCGAGTTCTGTGAGCTCCACGCCCGAGTAGCCGCCGGTGACTTTGCCCGGCATTTCCGGGCCTTCTTGCAGGAGAACCCGCATTACTCCCCTGATTCGGCAGCCGCTTTCTGCCGACGCTTCACAGACAGATTCGTGAGACATTTCGAAAGCGAGCTCGAGGGGACTGGCATCGGTAGGGAAGGAACAGTGAGCTGGGTCGCCCAATCCGACGCTACGTCGCTAGAAGAGGATGCAGCATCTCCGTCCCTTCTGCCTCCGGAGGCCTCCACCCCATGCCCGCCTACTCACACGCGAGCTGCGCCTAAACCGGTCTTGACCCAGGAAGGCCGCGGTACGGAGCGATTCCAGAGCGCAGGAACATTTCAGGACTCGTATGCTCATACTCAGATTCTCCCACCGTCCTCCTCTTCGTCATGCTCTTCCTCCATGGGCGGGAATAACGGGCGGAGAGAGGAGAGGGGAATAGCGGTCAAACATAACCAACCTGGATACAAAGACCTGGAAGAAGAGGAAGACAGCTGGGTTGGGCCTGCCACCGGAGAGGAGGTGGACACGGACGTAGTAGGACGGGACAATGAGGGCGAAGGTGATACGACCTCGGAACAAGCCGATATCAGCCAAACTCCGATGTGCCCCAATCCCTCTGGCACACCAGCAAACTCTGGGTCAAAAGGCAATGGGACACCCATTGGGGGTCACTCCAAGAATAAACTAAAAAAGCGGTTCTCTTTGCGCAGCGTGGGTCGCAGCGTCAGAGGGAGCGTGCGGGGTATCTTGCACTGGCGCAGCTCCTCCAGTGACTCCCCTCAGAACTGCTCGGGTAATTCCACCCCGCTTCCTTCGAGTTACAGCTACACTACAGGCCTGCAAGATGGCAAGAGGAACTCCGGCTCGCAGGGTGTTCCCGCTTCTCTCCCTGTCTCCCTTTCCCTTCCCCTGTCTCTCCCTCACTCGTCGTCCTCTTCATTGCCCCCATCATCGTCCAGCAGCGCCACCTCCCTCTCACTCTCCGAAGCCCGTGACTGGCGAAGAAGCAACGGCGATGGGGAGAAGGAGAAATGGAGTCACCGGTTGGAGAAACTGCGACTATCCCGCTCACCGCCACCGTCTCTGTCCGCCGGAGCTCCACCTTCCTCGGCCGTGTCGCCCTCGGCGCTACCACCAAGCAGCATCGGTGCCCCAAGGAAGATGGGCAGGCTGGTACGGGAGGGAGGTGTGACCGTGTGCTCGTCTTCGGATGAGTTTGCCAGCACTCATGGTTTCCCTGGATTTTCCTTTGGACTGCTGCATCACGGCACGGACAGCACTGCGTCAGGACATCCTGCGGCCATGGGAGGAGCTGCGGGCGGAAGGGGTATGCGTTGGCACAAGTGCCGTCTGGTTCTGAAAGAACGAGATAAGGATGGAGGGGATGGAGGGCTGGAGTATTTCCTGGAGTTTTACATCCCGCCGAAG TCGTCCAAGCCCAGGCTGACTGTCCCATGCTGCTCTATTGTTGATGTGAGGAGCACTACAGCTATAGAAGTGCCAGACAAAGAGAACACCTTCCTTCTACAG TTGGAAGGTCAGATGCAGTATGTGATCGAGACCAGAGATGCGGTTCAGATGAGAGCTTGGCTTAGTGACATCAGAAACGCTATTTGTTTgag TGAGCAAGAGGATGTTGAGGGAGTGTGTGGCAGTGCTCTCACCGAGCTCAGCAGTACGCCAGAATTCAACGACCGCCTGTCTCAAG TGTGCTATGGTGGAGTTGGTGGTTCTCCTCAGCTGGAGCCTCTACCTCCTGAGTTGCCACCCCGTGCGCCTCTTGATGAATCGGACAGTCGACTGCTTGGTGGCGGTGGAGCCGGTCTTGGCACACCTTTTGCTGAAACTCCTGATGCCACAG GGTCGTTCCTGTTCTCTGAAGGCTCTGTGTCAGAGACGGTGGAGCATCCACTGAGCGAGTGTCAGTGGTTCCACGGCACACTCTCCCGTCTTAAGGCGGCCCAGTTGGTGCTGGCAGGCGGCATGGCCAGCCACGGAGTGTTCCTTGTGCGGCAAAGTGAGACACGGCGTGGGGAGTATGTCCTCACCTTCAACTTCCAGGGCAAAGCAAAG CACTTGCGACTCTCCCTGAATGAGGATGGACAGTGTCGTGTGCAGCATCTCtggttccagtccatttttgacaTGCTGGAGCATTTCCGTGTGCACCCCATTCCCCTGGAGTCTGGGGGTGCCTCTGATGTCACCCTCATCAGCTTTGTGGGGGCTACGAATGTCCGGCAACCAG ACTTGACCAGCAGACCCCGTAGTCCTCCTCAGCCACCTCCTCCCCCTCTGCCTCCCGGACGCCCTCCGCCCCCGACCCCGCCGCAGGAGCGAGGGAGCGAAACGGAGGCCGCCGGAGGAGGCGGAGCAAGCAGCGGGGCCGAAGAGTGCGAGGAACGGGAGCGGGAGCCGCCTCTCCTCCAGCTGGAAGGGGTGGAGGGCGAGGAGCGGGAAGGAGGGAGAGCGAGAGCCATCGACAACCAGTACTCCTTCTTCTGA
- the sh2b1 gene encoding SH2B adapter protein 1 isoform X2: protein MNGSLLTPPSPRAAANSSPLPPSPSPSPSPPSPSLLPLSTRPPPLPPPTPASQPLSSLSDTPTPSPSPCLSWTEFCELHARVAAGDFARHFRAFLQENPHYSPDSAAAFCRRFTDRFVRHFESELEGTGIGREGTVSWVAQSDATSLEEDAASPSLLPPEASTPCPPTHTRAAPKPVLTQEGRGTERFQSAGTFQDSYAHTQILPPSSSSSCSSSMGGNNGRREERGIAVKHNQPGYKDLEEEEDSWVGPATGEEVDTDVVGRDNEGEGDTTSEQADISQTPMCPNPSGTPANSGSKGNGTPIGGHSKNKLKKRFSLRSVGRSVRGSVRGILHWRSSSSDSPQNCSGNSTPLPSSYSYTTGLQDGKRNSGSQGVPASLPVSLSLPLSLPHSSSSSLPPSSSSSATSLSLSEARDWRRSNGDGEKEKWSHRLEKLRLSRSPPPSLSAGAPPSSAVSPSALPPSSIGAPRKMGRLVREGGVTVCSSSDEFASTHGFPGFSFGLLHHGTDSTASGHPAAMGGAAGGRGMRWHKCRLVLKERDKDGGDGGLEYFLEFYIPPKSSKPRLTVPCCSIVDVRSTTAIEVPDKENTFLLQLEGQMQYVIETRDAVQMRAWLSDIRNAICLSEQEDVEGVCGSALTELSSTPEFNDRLSQVCYGGVGGSPQLEPLPPELPPRAPLDESDSRLLGGGGAGLGTPFAETPDATGSFLFSEGSVSETVEHPLSECQWFHGTLSRLKAAQLVLAGGMASHGVFLVRQSETRRGEYVLTFNFQGKAKHLRLSLNEDGQCRVQHLWFQSIFDMLEHFRVHPIPLESGGASDVTLISFVGATNVRQPGRERAGSRPTVCDVITTRHPDSPSTPISDCVLDQQTP, encoded by the exons ATGAACGGCTCCCTCTTAACCCCTCCCAGCCCACGGGCTGCGGCTAATTCATCTCCCCTTCCACCCTCCCCGTCTCCATCACCTTCTCCTCCATCTCCATCACTGTTGCCCCTCTCCACAAGACCCCCACCCTTGCCTCCTCCAACTCCTGCCAGTCAGCCCTTGTCATCGTTATCTGACACACCCACACCATCTCCGTCTCCCTGCCTTAGCTGGACCGAGTTCTGTGAGCTCCACGCCCGAGTAGCCGCCGGTGACTTTGCCCGGCATTTCCGGGCCTTCTTGCAGGAGAACCCGCATTACTCCCCTGATTCGGCAGCCGCTTTCTGCCGACGCTTCACAGACAGATTCGTGAGACATTTCGAAAGCGAGCTCGAGGGGACTGGCATCGGTAGGGAAGGAACAGTGAGCTGGGTCGCCCAATCCGACGCTACGTCGCTAGAAGAGGATGCAGCATCTCCGTCCCTTCTGCCTCCGGAGGCCTCCACCCCATGCCCGCCTACTCACACGCGAGCTGCGCCTAAACCGGTCTTGACCCAGGAAGGCCGCGGTACGGAGCGATTCCAGAGCGCAGGAACATTTCAGGACTCGTATGCTCATACTCAGATTCTCCCACCGTCCTCCTCTTCGTCATGCTCTTCCTCCATGGGCGGGAATAACGGGCGGAGAGAGGAGAGGGGAATAGCGGTCAAACATAACCAACCTGGATACAAAGACCTGGAAGAAGAGGAAGACAGCTGGGTTGGGCCTGCCACCGGAGAGGAGGTGGACACGGACGTAGTAGGACGGGACAATGAGGGCGAAGGTGATACGACCTCGGAACAAGCCGATATCAGCCAAACTCCGATGTGCCCCAATCCCTCTGGCACACCAGCAAACTCTGGGTCAAAAGGCAATGGGACACCCATTGGGGGTCACTCCAAGAATAAACTAAAAAAGCGGTTCTCTTTGCGCAGCGTGGGTCGCAGCGTCAGAGGGAGCGTGCGGGGTATCTTGCACTGGCGCAGCTCCTCCAGTGACTCCCCTCAGAACTGCTCGGGTAATTCCACCCCGCTTCCTTCGAGTTACAGCTACACTACAGGCCTGCAAGATGGCAAGAGGAACTCCGGCTCGCAGGGTGTTCCCGCTTCTCTCCCTGTCTCCCTTTCCCTTCCCCTGTCTCTCCCTCACTCGTCGTCCTCTTCATTGCCCCCATCATCGTCCAGCAGCGCCACCTCCCTCTCACTCTCCGAAGCCCGTGACTGGCGAAGAAGCAACGGCGATGGGGAGAAGGAGAAATGGAGTCACCGGTTGGAGAAACTGCGACTATCCCGCTCACCGCCACCGTCTCTGTCCGCCGGAGCTCCACCTTCCTCGGCCGTGTCGCCCTCGGCGCTACCACCAAGCAGCATCGGTGCCCCAAGGAAGATGGGCAGGCTGGTACGGGAGGGAGGTGTGACCGTGTGCTCGTCTTCGGATGAGTTTGCCAGCACTCATGGTTTCCCTGGATTTTCCTTTGGACTGCTGCATCACGGCACGGACAGCACTGCGTCAGGACATCCTGCGGCCATGGGAGGAGCTGCGGGCGGAAGGGGTATGCGTTGGCACAAGTGCCGTCTGGTTCTGAAAGAACGAGATAAGGATGGAGGGGATGGAGGGCTGGAGTATTTCCTGGAGTTTTACATCCCGCCGAAG TCGTCCAAGCCCAGGCTGACTGTCCCATGCTGCTCTATTGTTGATGTGAGGAGCACTACAGCTATAGAAGTGCCAGACAAAGAGAACACCTTCCTTCTACAG TTGGAAGGTCAGATGCAGTATGTGATCGAGACCAGAGATGCGGTTCAGATGAGAGCTTGGCTTAGTGACATCAGAAACGCTATTTGTTTgag TGAGCAAGAGGATGTTGAGGGAGTGTGTGGCAGTGCTCTCACCGAGCTCAGCAGTACGCCAGAATTCAACGACCGCCTGTCTCAAG TGTGCTATGGTGGAGTTGGTGGTTCTCCTCAGCTGGAGCCTCTACCTCCTGAGTTGCCACCCCGTGCGCCTCTTGATGAATCGGACAGTCGACTGCTTGGTGGCGGTGGAGCCGGTCTTGGCACACCTTTTGCTGAAACTCCTGATGCCACAG GGTCGTTCCTGTTCTCTGAAGGCTCTGTGTCAGAGACGGTGGAGCATCCACTGAGCGAGTGTCAGTGGTTCCACGGCACACTCTCCCGTCTTAAGGCGGCCCAGTTGGTGCTGGCAGGCGGCATGGCCAGCCACGGAGTGTTCCTTGTGCGGCAAAGTGAGACACGGCGTGGGGAGTATGTCCTCACCTTCAACTTCCAGGGCAAAGCAAAG CACTTGCGACTCTCCCTGAATGAGGATGGACAGTGTCGTGTGCAGCATCTCtggttccagtccatttttgacaTGCTGGAGCATTTCCGTGTGCACCCCATTCCCCTGGAGTCTGGGGGTGCCTCTGATGTCACCCTCATCAGCTTTGTGGGGGCTACGAATGTCCGGCAACCAG GCCGGGAAAGGGCAGGCAGCCGCCCCACAGTCTGTGATGTCATCACCACGCGCCACCCCGACTCTCCATCAACCCCCATCTCTGACTGTGT ACTTGACCAGCAGACCCCGTAG